The genomic region ACGACGTGCGCCACGAACTCGACGTGCTCTCGCAGGATCTGGTCGAGCGTGGCATTGCTGTCTGGTCCGGCGACGACGACGCCAGCAAGCCTGGACAGCTGATCGTCCGCGGCCGTGCCAATCTGCTGGATGGCCTTGCCGATGCGGCAGATCTCGACCGGCTGCGCATGCTCTTCGATGATCTTGAAAAGAAGGACAGCCTGATCGAACTGCTCGATCTGGCTGAAACCGGCCCCGGCGTGCGCATTTTCATCGGTTCTGAAAACAAGCTGTTTTCCCTGTCAGGCTCGTCGCTGATCGTTGCGCCGTACCGCGACGGCGACGATAAGATCGTTGGTGCCGTCGGCGTCATCGGCCCGACGCGGCTGAACTACGCCAAGATCGTGCCGATGGTCGATTATACCGCCCAGCTGATTTCACGCCTGTCGCGCAACGGATTGTAGCGGCTCCGCATTCAATCGTGGCGATTGCCGGCAAATCGCCGCTTCTTCATCGGCAAGCCTTGATTTTTCGAAGTCAAACCTCGATATCGGGCACATCCTAGAGACCACGTAATTCGGAGACCGTCATGATCGTCGACACGACCAATGATACACACGACGCAACGCCCAACGAGAACCTCGAAGAGTTCGCGCCAGATGTGGACGATGCTGCCGAGGCAGCGCCGTCGGAGCCGGATCCCGTCGAGGTCCTGAAGACCGAAAATGCCGAGCTTCGCGACCGCTATTTGCGGCTTGCTGCGGAGATGGACAACTTGCGTCGTCGCACCGAGCGGGAAGTCAAGGATGCCAAGTCCTATTCCGTCGCCGGCTTTGCGCGCGATATGCTGGCCGTATCGGACAACTTGCGCCGAGCTATCGATGCAATCCCGGCTGACGTCCGCGAAAATGCCGATGCGGGCCTGTCGACGCTGATCGAAGGCGTCGAGATGACCGAACGCTCTATGCTGTCCACCCTGGAGCGCCATGGCGTCCGCAAGCTCGAGCCGGTCGGCCAGAAGTTCGATCCGAATTTCCATCAGGCAATGTTTGAGATCCCCAACACGGAAGTTCCGAACAACACTGTCGTGCAGGTCGTACAGGATGGCTACAGCATCGGCGAACGCATCTTGCGTCCGGCAATGGTAGGCGTCGCCAAGGGCGGCCCTAAGGCCGTAGATGTGGAAGTCGGCGCCAACAGCCCGTTCGACGAAAAAGACGCCTGATTTTTCAGCAGCCGGATTTCAATGAAAATTGGCTGCTGCACCGTCATTCTCATCCTCGCCCTCGCGGCGGGGGTCCACAACGCCGCTTAGACGGCGCGTGATCCCTTGCTCATCGCAGCGCTCTATAACCGCGCAGGTGCACTGTTGCCGATGCCCTGCGGCAAGCGGAGGAGTGAGGTTGGGATGCCTGTACAGAGATGAATTTCAGCCGTAGCGATTGGCGCGAGCCTTTGGTTCAGGCCCGTCCGTTTCTGCGCGGCAACCGAAACTTCACGCCGCGTTAGAGGCCTGTTCCTCGTTGAGGAACGCGTAGATCGCCGAGGCTGATTCGGTGGCCCTGAGCTTGGCGACGAGATCCTGGTCTCGCAGCACGCGGGCGATGCGCGAAAGCGCCTTCAGGTGATCGGCGCCGGCACCCTCGGGTGCAAGCAGCAGGAAGACGAGATCGACCGGCTGGTCGTCCAGCGCTTCGAAGTCGACGGCTGAATCCAGCCGCGCGAAGACGCCGGTGATGGTCTTGACGCTTGGCAGCTTGCCGTGCGGAATGGCAATGCCATTGCCCACGCCCGTTGAACCGAGACGTTCACGCTGCAAGATTACTTCGAAGATATCCCGTTCCGACAGTCCCGTCAGTTTGGCGGCCTTGGCCGCCATTTCCTGAAGCAACTGTTTCTTGGAATTTGCCTTCAAGGCAGGGATGATCGCATCTTGCTGCAGCAAATCTGCCAAAGCCATTCTTTTTTCCTCGTGTGCCGGGATGCTCTCGAAGAGCGGCGGCGGAACCGCCGCTCTTCGTGCTGTCTCAGCCCTTGATGCTGGCTGCGTCTATCCAGCCGATGTTGCCGTCATGACGACGATAGACGATGTTCAGTTCCTTGCCCGTGCTCCGAAACATCAGCACCGGTTCGTCAGTCATGTCGAGCGCCATAACGGCAGACGCAACCGACATCGTCTTCAATTGTTTCGAGCTCTCGGCGATGATTGCAGGCGCAAAATCCTCGGCGACCTCATGGTCTTCATCCGGCATGCCATCCATCACGGTATAAGCGACTTCACCAAAAGCATCGTCCGCCGGATTGGTGGCGTGGTGATCCTTCAAGCGGCGCTTGTAGCGACGCAGGCGCTTCTCGATCCGCTGCTGTGCTGCATCGAAGGCCAATTGCGGATCCATCGCTTCGCCGGCCGCGTGCAGGATGACGCCGCTGTCGAGATGAAGCTTGCAATCCGCCGCGAAGCGCGAGCTGGACTTTTGCACCGTGACCTGCCCCGAATACCCTCCGTCGAAGTATTTGGTGACTGCCATGTCGATCTGGTCTTCAATCCGCTGCCGGAAGGATTCGCCGATTTCCATATGTTTACCGGATACACGCACACTCATGGAGTTTCCCTTTTTGTAGTGGTTGCGCCTGCCAGCTTACGCCAAGCGTCCTTCTCATCCAAGCACTTCGCACGAACTTTGACAAAAAGCCTGGGTCGCCGACATGCGCTGAAAAGCGAGATTCCTGTGTGTGATGATGCCTTGCACCGATTGCGGCGGGCTTCTAGCGCTGCCGCATGGAAGAGTCAACAGGCTCGCCGCGAACCCTGGCAGAAGCACATCTACAGATTGAAATCATCGACTCTAAAAGCCCGCAACCCTGGCCAGTGCACGCTTTTCGCGGCGACGCTGAACGGAGGAGGGGATGTTCATCGCCTCCCGGTATTTTGCCACCGTACGCCGTGCCAGCTCAACGCCATTCTTCTTGAGGTTGTCGACGATGTCGTCGTCCGACAGTACGCTGTCGGGAGCCTCCTGGACAATCAACTGCCGGATGCGATGACGCACGGCCTCCGCAGAATGACTGTCGCCGCCTTCCACGGCGCTGATCGAGACGGTGAAGAAATATTTCAGCTCGAACAGCCCGCGCGGTGTCAGCATGTACTTGTTGGAGGTGACGCGGCTCACCGTCGATTCGTGCATCTTGATGGCGTCTGCAACAGTCTTGAGGTTGAGCGGCCGCAACTGGCTGACACCATTCACCAGAAATGCGTCCTGCTGCCGGACGATTTCTTTCGCGACCTTCATGATCGTCTTGGCGCGCTGGTCGAGGCTGCGCGTCAGCCAGTTTGCCGTCTGCAGGCATTCGGACAGGAAGGAGTAGTCGTCACCGGTCTTCGATATCTTGGCGAAGTAGGACTGGTTGACCAGCACTCGCGGCAGGGTGTCGGGATTGAGCTCGACCTGCCAGCTCCCGTCCTGGGCCCCACGGACGACGATGTCGGGCGTGATGGCTTCAGACATGCCCGTCTCGAAGCTGCTGCCAGGCTTCGGATTAAGCTGGCGGATCTCGCCCATCATGTCGAGAAGATCTTCCTCGTCCACGCCGCAGAGCCGCTTCAGCGTCGCAAAGTCGCGGCGGCCGAGGAGCTCCAGATGCTGCAGGAGCTGAGCCATGGCCGGATCCAGCCGGTCCTTCTGGCGAAGCTGTATCGCCAGGCATTCCGAAAGCGACCGTGCAAAGACGCCGGGCGGGTCGAGGGTCTGCAGGCAGGCAAGCACGCGCTCAACCTCCGCGCATGCGGTTCCCACACGCGCAGCCGTCTCGGCAACTTCACCGCGGAAATAGCCGGCATCGTCCAGTTGATCGACCAGATGCTCGGAAAGCATCCGGTCGGCGCTGGCTGGCAAAGCGAAAGGTATCTGCTGGTTGAGATGGTCGCGGAGCGAAATCTGGCCAGCGACGAAGTCGTCGAGATCGTAGCGTTCGGCGGCCTCGGTGTTGCCGGGCATCGATTTCCACTGGCTGACAAGCTCGGGCGCGTCCAGGCGCTGCGGCTGTCCGTCGTTGGGAAAGACATTGCTGAAATTGCTGTCGAGCTCGTCGTTCAGCCGCTCGGCATGGCCGGTGTTGCTGCTCTCGTACCAGTCGCTTGCAAGCTCGCCAGAGTTCCGCTCGGGGCCATCTTCACTGCGGCCATCTTCAGAAACGCCACGTGCCTCTTCTTCAGGCTCGCGGCTGTTGCCGCTGCCCAATTCGCCGTCATTCGATGAAAATTCGAGCAGCGGATTCTTTTCGACTTCCAGTGCGATGAACTGGTTGAGCTCCAGATGTGTCATCTGGAGCAGCTGAATTGATTGCATCAGCTGCGGCGTCATGACCAGGCTTTGGCTCTGGCGCAGGAAAAGATTGGCGGATAAGGCCATGACGGACGCAAAACTCCCCTTCAATCCCTCCTGGAAAATGCTGAGAGCGCTTAAAAACGGTCAGCCTTTTCCAACTGGCCCAAAAATTGCTTTTTTATTGGGTTTGGTCAAGGGCATGTCGGGGGGCAGAGGTTATTTTCTGTGCCAGAATAATCTATCAGAGGCTGAAATTGTCGCCAAGGTAGAGCCGGCGAACCTCGGGATTATTAACGATATCGTGGGCTCGTCCATGCGTCAGCACTTCTCCCGCGTGGATGATGTAGGCGCGGTCGATAAGTCCCAGCGTTTCGCGGACGTTATGGTCGGTGATCAGGACGCCGATGCCGCGCGCCGTTAGATGGTGCACCAGGTTCTGGATGTCCGAAACGGAGATTGGATCGACGCCTGCGAAAGGCTCGTCGAGCAGCATAAACGTCGGGTCGGTGGCGACAGCGCGGGCAATTTCCAGGCGCCTGCGTTCACCCCCGGAAAGGGCTATGGCCGGCATGGTGCGCAGGTTGCGAATGTGGAATTCCTCGAGCAGGTCGTCGAGCTTGCTTTCGCGCTCATCCTTGCTCTTGATATGGACTTCAAGCACCGCGCGGATGTTTTCCTCGACGCTCAGGCCGCGAAAAATCGAGGCTTCCTGCGGCAGATAGCCGACGCCGAGCCGCGAGCGGCGGTACATCGGCATCGTTGTCACATCGTTGCCGTCGATTTCGATGGTACCTTCATCGACCGGAACCAGTCCGGTGATCATGTAGAAACAGGTTGTCTTGCCGGCCCCGTTCGGGCCGAGCAGGCCAACAGCCTCTCCGCGCCGGACGACGAGCGATACGCCATTGACGACACGCCGCGTCCGGTATGTCTTGGTCAGTCCGCGGGCTATCAGCGTACCCTGATAGCGGACCTTGTCGCCGGCAGGAGGTTGCATCGAAGCGGACGGCTCGGAAGTGCCGAAGTTAGTGGTCATGTCTGGCGCTGTCACTTAAAGGTCGCGATCAGTTCGTCTTGGCAGCGGCTGGCTGCTTTGACTTCGGATCGAGCTGGATCTGCACGCGGCCGCCGCAGCTGTCGAGCTGGGCTTCGCCGGTGTCCATGTGAACTGTCAGCATGCAGCCCGTGAACACATTGGGACCGTCGGTCAGGATAACCTTGTCGCCCTTGAGGACGGCGAGCTGGGCTGCCATGTCGAACGAACCGTTATCGGCAGTAGCCGTCTGGGTGCCTGAGGTCAGGTAAACCTTCTCGGACACCAGGATGTGGTCGATATCGGTGTCTCCGGAAACGACAGAGTTGCCTGCAGCTGGCTTCTTCGTTTCGGCAACGGGTGCTGCCTTGCCGTTGGCATCCGGCTGCGGCTTCTTCTTGTAGAAGACGATCATCTTCCCGGCCTTCATCGTCGTCGTACCCTGGACGACGTTGACCTTGCCTGTGAATACGGCGTTGCTTTCCGAATCATGGATTTCCAGCTTGTCGCTTTCGATCTGGATCGGTTGGTCCTTGTTGAGATTAAGGCCAGTCATCTTGGTAGTGGTCGACTGCTGGGCGCTGGCGCCTACCGCTGTCATCAAAGCGAAAATGCCGATCGCGCCGGCCAGAGCGGCTTGACGGAGACCAGAGTTGGAAAAGTGCATGCGACAATCGTTTGTCATGGTCCGCCCGGCGGTTAGCTGCCCGTATTGTGGATGGTGGAAGCATCGATGTGCATTTTCACCTGTCCGTCGAATTCGATTACATTTCCCTTATCCGTCATCTTGAGCGACTGTGCAACAATTGACGCGAGGCCTTTGAAGATTGCGACGGGCTGTTGCGTAACGAGCGATCCACCTTTGATATCGAGGAAGGCGCCTTTGAATTCCGCACGTAGGCCGTTGTCGAGCGTCACGGTAAAGGGCTCCGTCAGCCTCATGGTATCTGCAGCTCGGTCGAAGTCTCCACTAAGGGCGGTGACATGGGCGACGCCGTCACTAACCGGCATGGCTGCCTTGATGTTCTTCAGCGTTATCATGTTCGGGTTCTTGATGTCCTGCAGCGCTTTTTCGGCAAGCATCGAGTAATTGATACCGTCGGCATTGCGCCCGGCGATTGCCGGTCTCTGCATGACGATCTTGCCGTCCTCGATGGATGCGCCCTGGATCGAGATGTTTTCCGGCAGGTAGGCGCGCACCACCGAGACGGTGACGAAAATCAGCGAGATGATGACGGCTGCGATCGGCAGCAGAATTTTCAAGCGGCGGACGCGTCCGGAGTTCACCACTGCGGCATCGTAAGCGCGCAGTTCGGGTGTCGCTGGGCGGCCCGGGCCGGTTGATTCGGCAGTGTTTGACATCGGCGGTCCGTCTCTCTGGTTCCGGCAGCGCGGTTTGTGCAGCGCACACACGGGCTCGCAATCACATTTCGCACGCTTGCATTAGCTTGCCAATACGCATTTTTTTCGGCAACAAAAGGCGTTGGGTTCAAACGACGACAGACATCTGTCCGTTGACCATATGCTGCTGTAAGTTAACAACGCCGCGTTTTCGGCGGTGATCTGGTTATTGTCATAAAAGGAAATAGGACCTCATGGAGAGTTCTGCAATTGCGGATCGTCGACAATTACGCCGCAAGTTAAGCTTCTGGCGCATTGTTGCAGTCCTCCTGCTGATTGGTGTCGGCTTTGCATTCTATCGTTTCGCCGGTGGCGAACTCGGTGCCGGCCGCAAGCCGCAGATCGCGCGCGTCGCAATTGCCGGTGTGATCCAGGATGACAAGGAACTGCTGGAGCGCCTGAAGACGATCGAGGACGACAACCAGGTCAAGGCGCTGATCGTATCGATTTCATCGCCGGGTGGGACCACTTATGGCGGTGAGCGCATCTTCAAGGCTATCCGCGCGGTGGCTGCCAAGAAGCCGGTCGTGTCCGATATCCGGACGATGGCCGCCTCGGCCGGCTACCTCGTCGCCGCTGCCGGAGATACCATCGTTGCCGGCGATACCTCGATCACCGGCTCGATCGGCGTGCTCCTCCAGTATCCGCAGGTCAAGGATCTGCTCGACAAACTCGGCGTCTCCATGGAGGCGATCAAGTCGTCACCGATGAAGGCCGAGCCTTCGCCATTTCATCCGCCGAGCGACGAAGCCAAGGCCATGATCAACAATATGGTGATGGACAGCTATGGCTGGTTCGTCGATCTCGTTGCGGATCGCCGTAAATTGCCGCGCGATCAGGTCCTGAAACTGGCCGATGGCAGCATCTTTACCGGCCGCCAGGCCTTGGCAAACAAGCTGGTAGACAGTCTCGGCGGCGACGATGACATCCGAGCCTACCTCGAAACGCGAAAGGTCGGCAAGGACCTGCCTGTCTTCGATTGGGATGCGCCACGTCGCACATCGCCATTCTTCCTGCCCGGCGCTGCGGCCGATATCATCACATTGCTCGGTTATGGCGATTTTGTTAAGGGTGATGGCGCGCAGAAGCTGTTGTCCGAGAAGTTGTTTCTTGACGGCCTGCTTTCTGTTTGGCAGGGTGATGCGCATTGATAAATCAATGATTTAGGGGGCCACCGTGATCAAATCGGAATTGGTGCAGATCGTTGCGGCGCGAAATCCGCATCTTTATCACCGTGACGTCGAGAATATCGTCAATGCGGTCCTCGACGAGATCACGGATGCCCTGGCTGGCGGTAACCGGGTCGAGCTGCGCGGTTTCGGTGCTTTTTCGGTTAAAAACCGCCCTTCGCGCTCCGGTCGCAACCCGCGCACCGGCGATACTGTCTTCGTCGAGGAGAAATGGGTACCGTTCTTCAAGACAGGTAAAGAGCTCCGCGAGCGCCTCAATCCTGACAGCCATGACGAAGACGACGACAGCTGAGACCGCTATCCAAGCCGTTGCCTCTTGAAGTTGCCCCAATCGTTCTTATCCTGTCGCCGGGAAGAAGATCAACGTTCGAGGGCAATGTGGTGCCCGCCTGCGGTAGCGCTTGATTGCCTGACTTCGACAAGGAGACTGTGAATGGCAAAGAAGATCGTCAACCTGCTTGTGCTGCTGCCCATCGGCATCATCCTCATCATCTTCTGCGTCGCCAACCGGGAGCTTGTGACGATGGCGTTCAATCCGTTCCGCCCCGAAGATCAAGTCCTGTCTCTCAGCGCACCGTTGTTCGTGTTCCTTTTCGTGACGCTGATCCTCGGCATGGTTATTGGGTCGGCTGCGACTTGGTTCACGCAGGGGCGGTACCGTAAGCGTGCCCGCACGGAAGCCCGCGAGGCTGTCCGCTGGCAGGCCGAGGCCGACCGTCATCGCAATCGCGCCGAACAGATCGCCGGCCATCTGCCGGCAAAGTGAATTACAAATTCCAGTCTGTAACCGGCCTGAACACCATGTCGTTGTAGTCGCCCTCGGCGGATGTCCCGAGGCCGGTCACGACAAACCCTCTTTGCTCGTAGAATCTCCGCGCAGCCTTGTTCTTCACCAGGCATTTCAGGCGGTAACGTCGCCGTGGCCATCCGGGCAATGCCTGCAGCAAGGCCGTTCCCGCTCCGGCGCCCTGCCATCCCGCGCTGATGTAGAGCATGTGGATGAACGCGTCCGCATTTAGAATAGCGATAAACCCTGCAATCGTCCCACCGGCATCCTCGCAGACGAAAATGCTTTCGCCCTTCGAGTGAGTGGCAAAGTCTTCGAGGAGGAAGCGGGCGGGATCGACCCAGGTAAATGTCGCGCGCCGAGCCTTCAGGTAGATGTCTGAAAGCATCGGCTGATCGCCATCGACCGCCGGTCGGATATTCCATTGTCCTGTCGTCAAGCGGGTGCCTTGGGATAGAGCCTGTCTTTAAGCTTCGATCTTGCCATTGATTGCAGCGTTGAAGTCATCGAAGAACTGCTGGGCCAGCTTCTTGGCGCTGGAATCGATCAGTCGCGAGCCCATATTGGCGATCCGCCCGCCGATCTCGCCGCGCGCTGTATAGTGCAGGATCGTCTCTGCGCCGTCTGCCTCGAGCACCACGTCAGCGCCACCCTTGGCAAAGCCGGCGATACCGCCCCTGCCTTCGCCCTCGATGGTGTAGCTGTCAGGTGCATTGATGTTGGAGAGCTTAACATCCCCATGAAACGAGGCGGACAGCGGGCCGATGCGGAATTTGATCAGGGCGACAAACTCCGTCGGCGACACCCGCTCGAAGCTTTCACAGCGTGGAATGCATTGCTTGATGATCTCTGGGTCGTTGAGCGCGGCCCACACGGCATCTCGTGATGCGGTAATTCGCACTTCGCCGGTCATGTCCATCGTTCATCTCCCTGTATGCCTGCACTTCGGCCGACAATTGCAGATCGGAAAGCGCTTTGCCAAGAGCCGCCCAGATGCTATTTGCACGCCGACGTCAATATCGAGACAACAATGGTGAAACAAAAGGAACGCCGGCCGGGACAAAGGTCGAGCGCTGGCCCGGGTGGCAAAGCCCCGCGCGCGGACGCCCCGAGCGGCCGCGCCAAGCCCTATGCCAAACCTGCGCGCGACACGAGGCCGGTGCGCGACGAGCGTCCCCGCGAGGCGACACCCCGTGCGGAAGCCGCGCGCAGTGAGCGCATTGCCGAAACCCAAGGTGGACCCGCCGCTGCCGAGCGTCCCTTGCTGGTGCGCAGCGGCGAGCGACCGCCAGAACGCGTGCCGATCATCCTCGAATCCTCTGGCGCTGGAGATTTTCATCTCATCGACATGGGCAATGGGCTGAAGCTCGAGCAATACGGCCCCTACCGGATTGTTCGCCCCGAAGCTCAGGCCCTATGGCCGCCGACTTTGCCTGCTTCGGTCTGGGAGAATGCCGATGCCATCTTTACCGGTGATACGGAAGAAGACGGCATGGGACGCTGGCGCTTTCCCCGCGCAGCGCTCGGCGAAACATGGCCGCTGCAACTGCTCGACGTCGATTTCCATGGCCGCTTCACATCGTTCCGCCATGTCGGAGTCTTCCCCGAGCAGATCGTTCACTGGGAATGGATGAAACAGAAGATCGAGGCTTCGAAACGGCCGCTGAAGGTGCTGAACCTTTTCGGCTACACCGGCGTTGCCTCGCTGGTGGCAGCCCGGGCCGGTGCCGAGGTCACCCATGTCGATGCCTCCAAGAAGGCGATCGGCTGGGGTCGCGATAACCAGGCTCTTGGTCATATGGAGAAGCTGCCGATCCGGTGGATCTGCGAGGATGCCATGAAGTTCATCCTGCGCGAGGAACGGCGCGGCAATACCTACGATATCATCCTGACCGATCCACCAAAATTTGGCCGCGGCCCGAACGGCGAAGTCTGGCACCTGTTCGAGCATCTGCCGATGATGCTGGATATCTGCCGGCAAATCCTGTCGCCCGACGCCCTCGGCCTCGTGCTGACCGCCTACTCGATCCGCGCCAGCTTCTACTCGATTCATGAACTGATGCGCGAAACCATGCGCGGTGCCACTGGTGTCGTCGAATCCGGCGAACTAGTCATCCGCGAGACCGGCCTCGACGGCAAGCAGCCGGGCAGGGCACTGTCCACTTCTCTTTTCAGCCGCTGGGTGCCGCAATGAACGACGATTTTCGCGACGCAGGCGCGCGCCGGGTCGGTCAGGTCAAGGAAGTGACCTCCCTTGCCAATCCCATCATCAAGGACATTAAGGCGCTGACCGACAAGAAGGCGCGCCAGGAAACCGGCACCTTCATGGCCGAAGGCCTGAAGCTGGTAATTGACGCCATCGAACTCGGCTGGACCATCCGCACGCTGGTCTACGCGAAGGCTGCCAAGGGCAAGCCGCTTGTCGACAAGATGGCAGCCCGCACGGTGGCCTCCGGCGGGCTCGTGCTTGAGGTCAACGAGAAGGTGCTGTCCAGCATCACCCGACGCGACAATCCGCAAATGGTCGTTGGCATCTTCGATCAGCGCTGGCGGGCACTGAAGGACATCCGGCCTAAGGCGGGCGAGACCTATGTGGCGCTCGACCGCGTCCGCGATCCCGGCAACCTCGGCACTATCATCAGGACAGCCGATGCTGCCGGCGCCGCCGGCGTTATCCTTGTCGGCGAGACCACCGACCCGTTCTCGCTGGAAACTGTCCGCGCGACCATGGGATCGGTGTTCGCCGTGCCCGTCACCCATTCGACGGTCGACGAGTTTCTCGCCTGGAAGAAGAATGCAGGCGTTTCCGTCGTCGCCACCCATCTGGCCGGCGCCGTCGACTACCGCACCATCGATTACAAGAAGAAGCCGGTCGTGTTGCTGATGGGCAACGAGCAGTCCGGCCTGCCGGAAGCTCTTGCCACCCAGGCGGACGCCTTGGCGCGGATTCCTCAACAGGGACGTGCCGATTCTCTCAACCTTGCGGTGGCGACAGCCGTGATGCTGTTTGAGGCCCGCCGACATGTCCTGACGCTCAGCGAGGCAAGATGACCGAAGTCACCTCCACCGCACCGCAGCGGCACGCACTGTTCTCTAGGCCGCTGCCGATCCTGATCTTCATCGTCATCGCCGTCGTACTCGACCAGGCGATCAAGATCGCCGTCGACCATTACCTGCCGCTGCAGCAGGCGGTCCCCGTCATTCCGATGCTGGATCTCTATCGCACCTACAATCTCGGCGTCGCCTTCTCCATGCTTTCGGGCCTGGACGGCTGGCTGATCGTCGGCATGCGGTTGATCATCGTGGTCTTCGTGCTCTATCTTTGGCGCCATGCCGCCAAAGATCGCTGGCTTGCCCATCTCGGTTTCGCACTGATCATCTCGGGCGCGCTTGGTAATCTGGTCGACCGTTTTCTCTATGGCCACGTCATCGACTACATCCTGTTCCACACCGAAACGTGGTCCTTCGCCGTCTTCAACCTGGCCGACAGTTTTATTACGGTTGGCGCCGGGGCAGTAATTCTCGATGAACTGCTGCTTCCGAAAAAGCCCAAAACCTAAAATTTGAAAGGTTTCCGGAAGGCGTTGAGAACGGTGGTCATGGTAATTCGATACCATGAACACACCGGCAGATCTCCAGAAACGTCTGTCTTCGGCCTTCGGGCAAGCCCTGGGCGAACCGCCGGGTAACCCTGACGTGACGCCGGCGGACGACACCGGATCCACTGTTCCCGACCCATCACTCTCCTCAAGCCGTTTCGGGCGCCTATGGCTCGGCGGCGCCGGGATTGTCGCCGGCGGTCTGTTGCTTGCTGCAGGCTATGTGGCAGGCGCGACAGCCCTGGCAGGTGTCGTCGTTATCTTTGGTGTCGCCGTCCTGTCCGCCGCCGTCATCAGCCGGTCTAACCGGTCGACCGCCAAGTCAACACCGCTGGCGTCAGCTGAACCGCACGCAAGCTCAACGGCTCCTCTCGACCCGCCTGCACCGGGCCTGAATTTCTCGTCGGATATCCACGACGCCCTCGGTGATATCGCCGTCACGCGCGGTTTGAACCGGCGCATTCTCCACGCCAATGCGACGTTCCGGCTGGTGACGGGCAAGGCGCGGCCCGAAGGCATGACCTGCGACGAGATCGGTATCGCCTTCCGACCGGACGACCGACCCGACCACTACGATGTGGAGATCGCCACGCCGCAGGGGCAGCGCATCTATTCCTGGCGCGATGTGATGATGCGCGATCCCGCCTCCGGCCAGTTGCGCATCGAGAGCGTTGCCCGCGACATTACCGACCAGCGCCTTGCCACCCGCGAACGCGAACAGGCCCGCCTGAAGGCTGAGCATGAGAGCGCGGCAAAATCCCAGCTCCTCGCCACCGTCAGCCATGAAATCCGCACGCCACTGTCGGGAATCATGGGCATGAGCCACCTGATCGGCCAGACGGGATTGACCCCTGCGCAGGAAAGCTACCTGGATGGAATACGTCAATCCGGCCAGGCGCTGGTCCAGCTGGTTGAGGACCTGCTGGATTTTTCCACGCTCGAGAGTGGCCGTTTCCAGATTCATCCGCGCGCCGAATCACTGCGCCGGCTGATCGAGAGTGTCGTCGAGATGCTGGCCCACCGTGCCCACGAGAAGGGCATCGAGATCGGCGCGACCGTTCATTCTGACATTCCCGAGTTGATGAGCTTTGACCCCGCGCGGTTGCGCCAGGTTTTGTTCAACGTCATCGGCAATGCGGTCAAATTTACCCAGAGAGGCGGCGTATTGGTGCGCGCGGCCTACGACGACGGAGACTTGGTCATTACAGTTCAA from Rhizobium tumorigenes harbors:
- a CDS encoding hybrid sensor histidine kinase/response regulator; its protein translation is MNTPADLQKRLSSAFGQALGEPPGNPDVTPADDTGSTVPDPSLSSSRFGRLWLGGAGIVAGGLLLAAGYVAGATALAGVVVIFGVAVLSAAVISRSNRSTAKSTPLASAEPHASSTAPLDPPAPGLNFSSDIHDALGDIAVTRGLNRRILHANATFRLVTGKARPEGMTCDEIGIAFRPDDRPDHYDVEIATPQGQRIYSWRDVMMRDPASGQLRIESVARDITDQRLATREREQARLKAEHESAAKSQLLATVSHEIRTPLSGIMGMSHLIGQTGLTPAQESYLDGIRQSGQALVQLVEDLLDFSTLESGRFQIHPRAESLRRLIESVVEMLAHRAHEKGIEIGATVHSDIPELMSFDPARLRQVLFNVIGNAVKFTQRGGVLVRAAYDDGDLVITVQDSGPGMTPEEQARVFGAFEQAGDASEKSGGTGLGLTISARIVEEFGGRMSVVSERGVGSQFIVRFPVELPADQRSRNHRATMLKSSRVLLIAPDGPAATATAETIRMLGGTCRLIEAGDAGNFALDTLMEAEGPPTDVIVDNRMAPHFLSQFADRLGVIAPGLRRIFLVTPEQRNAEEFDMFDAWLIRPLREQSLIDVLRGRMRGMERRDAINDNQPGFMTLPELPEGTGISIVLAEDDPVNAMLVRAVLTKAGHAVDVVQDVESLLDRAWHAGHSRPDIIVTDLSMPGGDGVEMLGRLRAHERRQGLPPVPVIVLTADSRDETRRAALLNGASIVLAKPADPQRLIQEVETLAAMTVDFARQS